From the Theobroma cacao cultivar B97-61/B2 chromosome 2, Criollo_cocoa_genome_V2, whole genome shotgun sequence genome, one window contains:
- the LOC18607979 gene encoding scopoletin glucosyltransferase isoform X1, translated as MASKSLQLHIVFLPQLAHGHLIPTVDMARLCARHGVKVTIATTPLNAHLFAKTIQRDSESGFEIGTYIIKFPSAEVGLPEGCENVSSLTSQEMQNKFFKAVNLFQQPLEQLLEELRPDCLVADLMFSWATNVASKFGIPRLVFHGTSCFSISIVDSVIRHAPYKKIATDFEFFDVPGLPDQIKMTKMQLPDFMKEEGGSERRKMMNEALESERISFGVIVNSFYELEPAYREHYSKVMGKKAWQVGPVSLCNKDSEDKAERGNVASIDRHECLRWLASKKPNSVLYICFGSLSRFSAAQLNEMAKGLEASGQNFIWVVRKVNDEDKEEWLPEGFEERMEGKGLIIRGWAPQVLILDHEAVGGFMTHCGWNSTLESITAGVPMVTWPLHAEQFFNEKLIVDVLKIGVCTGAKEWSRWADDTKIIVTGEDIQRAVTQLMVGEEGEKMRNRTRELKDMARRAVEEGGSSYSDLNALLDELRLNCLPK; from the coding sequence ATGGCCTCAAAATCACTTCAGCTTCATATCGTATTCTTGCCACAACTTGCCCATGGTCACTTGATCCCGACAGTGGACATGGCCAGACTATGTGCTAGGCATGGAGTAAAGGTGACAATTGCTACCACTCCACTCAATGCTCATCTCTTTGCCAAAACAATTCAGAGAGATAGCGAATCAGGCTTTGAAATCGGCACTTACATAATCAAATTTCCTTCAGCTGAGGTTGGGCTACCTGAAGGATGCGAGAATGTGAGTTCCCTCACTTCACAAGAAATGCAAAACAAGTTCTTCAAGGCTGTTAACCTTTTCCAACAACCACTTGAACAGCTCCTTGAAGAACTCCGCCCCGATTGCCTTGTGGCCGACTTGATGTTTTCATGGGCTACAAATGTTGCTAGCAAGTTTGGAATTCCAAGGCTGGTTTTTCATGGGACAAGCTGCTTCTCCATTTCTATCGTTGATAGCGTAATACGCCATGCACCCTACAAAAAGATAGCAACTGATTTTGAATTCTTTGATGTGCCCGGCCTTCCGGACCAGATAAAGATGACAAAGATGCAGCTTCCAGATTTTATGAAAGAAGAAGGGGGGAGTGAGCGGAGAAAGATGATGAATGAAGCTTTAGAATCAGAGCGGATAAGCTTTGGAGTCATCGTGAATAGTTTCTACGAGCTGGAACCAGCATACAGAGAACACTACTCCAAAGTTATGGGAAAGAAGGCATGGCAAGTTGGTCCTGTCTCACTCTGCAATAAGGACAGCGAAGATAAAGCTGAGCGGGGAAACGTAGCCTCGATTGATAGACATGAGTGTTTAAGATGGTTAGCCTCAAAGAAGCCCAACTCAGTTCTCTATATATGTTTCGGAAGCTTGTCCAGGTTTTCAGCTGCTCAGCTAAATGAGATGGCTAAGGGTCTTGAAGCTTCTGGACAGAATTTCATTTGGGTTGTGAGAAAGGTAAATGATGAAGACAAAGAAGAGTGGCTGCCAGAAGGATTTGAAGAGAGGATGGAAGGGAAGGGTTTGATAATAAGGGGATGGGCACCCCAAGTTCTAATTCTTGATCATGAAGCTGTAGGAGGGTTCATGACTCACTGTGGCTGGAACTCAACACTCGAGAGTATCACTGCCGGGGTGCCAATGGTGACTTGGCCTCTCCACGCTGAgcaattttttaatgaaaagctTATTGTAGATGTTCTAAAAATAGGAGTCTGTACCGGAGCCAAGGAATGGTCTAGATGGGCAGATGATACAAAGATTATAGTGACCGGCGAAGACATACAAAGGGCAGTGACTCAGTTAATGGTTGGCGAAGAAggtgagaaaatgagaaaccGAACTAGGGAATTGAAAGATATGGCGAGGAGGGCTGTGGAAGAAGGTGGATCATCCTACTCTGATTTGAATGCTTTGTTAGATGAATTGAGATTGAACTGCCTTCCAAAATAG
- the LOC18607979 gene encoding scopoletin glucosyltransferase isoform X2 — protein MQNKFFKAVNLFQQPLEQLLEELRPDCLVADLMFSWATNVASKFGIPRLVFHGTSCFSISIVDSVIRHAPYKKIATDFEFFDVPGLPDQIKMTKMQLPDFMKEEGGSERRKMMNEALESERISFGVIVNSFYELEPAYREHYSKVMGKKAWQVGPVSLCNKDSEDKAERGNVASIDRHECLRWLASKKPNSVLYICFGSLSRFSAAQLNEMAKGLEASGQNFIWVVRKVNDEDKEEWLPEGFEERMEGKGLIIRGWAPQVLILDHEAVGGFMTHCGWNSTLESITAGVPMVTWPLHAEQFFNEKLIVDVLKIGVCTGAKEWSRWADDTKIIVTGEDIQRAVTQLMVGEEGEKMRNRTRELKDMARRAVEEGGSSYSDLNALLDELRLNCLPK, from the coding sequence ATGCAAAACAAGTTCTTCAAGGCTGTTAACCTTTTCCAACAACCACTTGAACAGCTCCTTGAAGAACTCCGCCCCGATTGCCTTGTGGCCGACTTGATGTTTTCATGGGCTACAAATGTTGCTAGCAAGTTTGGAATTCCAAGGCTGGTTTTTCATGGGACAAGCTGCTTCTCCATTTCTATCGTTGATAGCGTAATACGCCATGCACCCTACAAAAAGATAGCAACTGATTTTGAATTCTTTGATGTGCCCGGCCTTCCGGACCAGATAAAGATGACAAAGATGCAGCTTCCAGATTTTATGAAAGAAGAAGGGGGGAGTGAGCGGAGAAAGATGATGAATGAAGCTTTAGAATCAGAGCGGATAAGCTTTGGAGTCATCGTGAATAGTTTCTACGAGCTGGAACCAGCATACAGAGAACACTACTCCAAAGTTATGGGAAAGAAGGCATGGCAAGTTGGTCCTGTCTCACTCTGCAATAAGGACAGCGAAGATAAAGCTGAGCGGGGAAACGTAGCCTCGATTGATAGACATGAGTGTTTAAGATGGTTAGCCTCAAAGAAGCCCAACTCAGTTCTCTATATATGTTTCGGAAGCTTGTCCAGGTTTTCAGCTGCTCAGCTAAATGAGATGGCTAAGGGTCTTGAAGCTTCTGGACAGAATTTCATTTGGGTTGTGAGAAAGGTAAATGATGAAGACAAAGAAGAGTGGCTGCCAGAAGGATTTGAAGAGAGGATGGAAGGGAAGGGTTTGATAATAAGGGGATGGGCACCCCAAGTTCTAATTCTTGATCATGAAGCTGTAGGAGGGTTCATGACTCACTGTGGCTGGAACTCAACACTCGAGAGTATCACTGCCGGGGTGCCAATGGTGACTTGGCCTCTCCACGCTGAgcaattttttaatgaaaagctTATTGTAGATGTTCTAAAAATAGGAGTCTGTACCGGAGCCAAGGAATGGTCTAGATGGGCAGATGATACAAAGATTATAGTGACCGGCGAAGACATACAAAGGGCAGTGACTCAGTTAATGGTTGGCGAAGAAggtgagaaaatgagaaaccGAACTAGGGAATTGAAAGATATGGCGAGGAGGGCTGTGGAAGAAGGTGGATCATCCTACTCTGATTTGAATGCTTTGTTAGATGAATTGAGATTGAACTGCCTTCCAAAATAG
- the LOC18607978 gene encoding scopoletin glucosyltransferase, which produces MASKSRQLHIVFLPQLAHGILIPTVDMARLCARHGVKVTIATTPLNAHLFAKTIQRDRESGFEISTYIIKFPSAEVGLPEGCENASSLTSQEMQTKFLKAANLFQQPLEQLLAELRPDCLVAGMMFTWATDVASKFGIPRLVFHGTSCFSISIVDSVIRHAPYKKIATDFEFFDVPGLPDQIKMTKMQLPDFMKEEGGSERRKMMNEALESERISFGVIVNSFYELEPAYREHYSKVMGKKAWQVGPVSLCNKDSEDKAERGNVASIDRHECLRWLASKKPNSVLYICFGSLSRFSAAQLNEMAKGLEASGQNFIWVVRKVNDEDKEEWLPEGFEERMEGKGLIIRGWAPQVLILDHEAVGGFMTHCGWNSTLESITAGVPMVTWPLHAEQFFNEKLIVDVLKIGVCTGAKEWSRWADDTKIIVTSEDIQKAVTQLMVGEEGEKMRNRTRELKDMARRAVEEGGSSYSDLNALLDELRLNCLPK; this is translated from the coding sequence ATGGCCTCAAAATCACGTCAGCTTCATATCGTATTCTTGCCACAACTTGCCCATGGTATCTTGATCCCGACAGTGGACATGGCCAGACTATGTGCTAGGCATGGAGTAAAGGTGACAATTGCTACCACTCCACTCAATGCTCATCTCTTTGCTAAAACAATTCAAAGAGATAGGGAATCAGGCTTTGAAATCAGTACTTACATAATCAAATTTCCTTCAGCTGAGGTTGGGCTACCTGAAGGATGCGAGAATGCGAGTTCCCTCACTTCACAAGAAATGCAAACCAAGTTCCTCAAGGCTGCTAACCTTTTCCAACAACCACTTGAACAGCTCCTTGCAGAACTCCGCCCCGATTGCCTTGTGGCTGGCATGATGTTTACATGGGCTACAGATGTTGCTAGCAAGTTCGGAATTCCAAGGCTGGTTTTTCATGGGACAAGCTGCTTCTCCATTTCTATCGTTGATAGCGTAATACGCCATGCACCCTACAAAAAGATAGCAACTGATTTTGAATTCTTTGATGTGCCCGGCCTTCCGGACCAGATAAAGATGACAAAGATGCAGCTTCCAGATTTTATGAAAGAAGAAGGGGGGAGTGAGCGGAGAAAGATGATGAATGAAGCTTTAGAATCAGAGCGGATAAGCTTTGGAGTCATCGTGAATAGTTTCTACGAGCTGGAACCAGCATACAGAGAACACTACTCCAAAGTTATGGGAAAGAAGGCATGGCAAGTTGGTCCTGTCTCACTCTGCAATAAGGACAGCGAAGATAAAGCTGAGCGGGGAAACGTAGCCTCGATTGATAGACATGAGTGTTTAAGATGGTTAGCCTCAAAGAAGCCTAACTCAGTTCTCTATATATGTTTCGGAAGCTTGTCCAGGTTTTCAGCTGCTCAGCTAAATGAGATGGCTAAGGGTCTTGAAGCTTCTGGACAGAATTTCATTTGGGTTGTGAGAAAGGTAAATGATGAAGACAAAGAAGAGTGGTTGCCAGAAGGATTTGAAGAGAGGATGGAAGGGAAGGGTTTGATAATAAGGGGATGGGCACCCCAAGTTCTAATTCTTGATCATGAAGCTGTAGGAGGGTTCATGACTCACTGTGGCTGGAACTCAACACTCGAGAGTATCACTGCCGGGGTGCCAATGGTGACTTGGCCTCTCCACGCTGAgcaattttttaatgaaaagctTATTGTAGATGTTCTAAAAATAGGAGTCTGTACCGGAGCCAAGGAATGGTCTAGATGGGCAGATGATACAAAGATTATAGTGACCAGCGAAGACATACAAAAGGCAGTGACTCAGTTAATGGTTGGCGAAGAAggtgagaaaatgagaaaccGAACTAGGGAATTGAAAGATATGGCGAGGAGGGCTGTGGAAGAAGGGGGATCATCCTACTCTGATTTGAATGCTTTATTAGATGAATTGAGATTGAACTGCCTTCCAAAATAG